Proteins found in one Deltaproteobacteria bacterium genomic segment:
- the mscL gene encoding large-conductance mechanosensitive channel protein MscL: MWKEFKEFAMRGNVVDMAVGIIIGAAFGTIVQSLVADIIMPPIGLLLGNVDFTDFFLVLKKGAVPGPYVTLAEAQKAGAVSINYGLFITKIISFLIVSFAVFLLIRGINILRRKEEAPAAESATKACPHCLSTIPIRATRCAFCTSELTA, translated from the coding sequence ATGTGGAAAGAATTCAAAGAGTTCGCCATGAGAGGAAACGTGGTTGACATGGCCGTGGGCATCATCATCGGCGCCGCCTTTGGAACCATTGTCCAATCTTTGGTCGCGGACATTATCATGCCGCCCATCGGTCTGCTGCTCGGCAACGTGGATTTTACCGACTTCTTCCTGGTCCTCAAGAAGGGCGCCGTCCCAGGGCCATACGTCACGCTGGCCGAGGCCCAGAAGGCTGGGGCCGTCAGTATCAATTATGGTCTTTTCATTACCAAGATCATCAGCTTTCTCATCGTTTCCTTCGCCGTTTTCCTGCTGATCCGAGGCATCAACATCCTTAGGCGAAAAGAGGAGGCGCCGGCCGCCGAGTCCGCCACCAAGGCCTGCCCGCACTGCCTTTCCACCATACCCATCAGGGCAACGCGATGCGCCTTTTGTACCTCGGAGCTGACGGCTTAA
- a CDS encoding TRAP transporter small permease, with the protein MATPSAPTPLVDTLSEAYRKFCVVMAFISGLTIAVMMLSTTVDASARYFFNAPLAGIFELNEVILVICVYMGLAWTQIERGHIRVTALAGRVPARARCYMNMVAWSVSFLFVFLVGYQSCLGAIESIRLWEFRWGSVQMPIWWAKSLVPIGCWMLNIQLIIDIWKDIERLRGRLPMEAVD; encoded by the coding sequence ATGGCCACGCCTTCTGCTCCCACGCCTCTGGTTGACACGCTCTCTGAAGCCTATCGTAAGTTCTGCGTTGTAATGGCGTTTATCTCCGGACTTACCATTGCGGTGATGATGCTGAGCACAACGGTAGACGCCTCGGCGCGGTATTTTTTCAACGCGCCCCTTGCAGGCATTTTCGAACTCAATGAAGTGATCCTTGTGATTTGTGTCTATATGGGATTGGCCTGGACGCAAATCGAGCGGGGACACATCCGGGTAACAGCTCTTGCGGGACGGGTACCCGCCCGCGCTCGCTGCTATATGAACATGGTGGCCTGGTCAGTCAGTTTTCTGTTTGTCTTTCTAGTAGGCTACCAGAGCTGCCTGGGGGCCATCGAGTCCATCCGGTTATGGGAATTCCGCTGGGGATCGGTACAGATGCCGATCTGGTGGGCCAAATCTCTCGTACCCATCGGCTGCTGGATGCTGAACATTCAATTGATCATCGATATATGGAAGGATATCGAACGCCTACGAGGGCGCCTGCCCATGGAGGCGGTCGACTAG
- a CDS encoding NADH:flavin oxidoreductase: MKLFEPIRIGSMTLKNRVAFGPTHMGYCTDKGEVTDQLLCHYSARARGGVGLVIVEGAGFTGKYAFSMRRGLACMGDPYRKGLKELAEVIHFAGAKAVVQIVLGQGAQALFRHPRRDLVGPSAVPARIDQRNLPKPLKMIGEVQGEPPRPLTTDEIEELIRGAITAARTLKEAGFDGVELHGAHGYLVAEFISPLFNQRQDAYGGTFDKRLALPLRLIEGVRETVGEKFVIGFRISGSEHVEGGLEIEDSVRAARRFEEAGLDYLHVSSGCYQALRWTFPESEGLMLAEAKAFKQGLGIPVICPNIHDPRTAEKAIRQGAMDVASLCRALLVDPDWPIKALEERFDEIRRCVFCFTCAKSIMIEGTGVRCSQNPELGWERFLPKTYPIPPHRSGTKEGSSVG, translated from the coding sequence ATGAAGCTGTTCGAGCCGATTCGTATCGGGTCGATGACCCTGAAAAACCGCGTCGCTTTCGGCCCCACCCACATGGGCTATTGCACGGACAAAGGAGAGGTAACGGATCAACTCCTCTGCCACTATAGCGCACGGGCCAGAGGCGGGGTCGGCCTGGTTATCGTGGAGGGCGCCGGATTCACGGGAAAGTACGCATTCAGTATGCGCCGCGGGCTGGCCTGCATGGGCGATCCGTACCGCAAAGGATTGAAGGAGCTTGCCGAAGTAATTCATTTTGCGGGCGCCAAAGCCGTGGTTCAAATTGTGCTTGGACAAGGGGCTCAGGCTCTCTTCAGGCATCCAAGGAGAGACCTCGTCGGCCCTTCGGCGGTTCCCGCGCGTATCGACCAACGGAATCTGCCCAAACCGTTGAAAATGATCGGAGAGGTTCAGGGCGAACCCCCGAGACCGTTGACCACGGACGAGATCGAGGAGCTGATCCGGGGCGCAATAACCGCGGCCAGGACACTGAAAGAGGCGGGTTTTGACGGGGTTGAACTCCACGGCGCCCACGGATACCTGGTGGCCGAATTCATTTCCCCTCTGTTCAATCAGCGGCAAGACGCCTATGGCGGGACTTTCGATAAACGTCTGGCCCTTCCGCTCCGCTTGATCGAAGGCGTACGCGAAACAGTGGGCGAGAAATTCGTCATCGGATTCCGAATAAGCGGGAGCGAGCATGTGGAGGGAGGCCTCGAAATCGAGGACTCCGTGCGGGCGGCGCGCCGGTTCGAGGAGGCGGGTCTGGACTATTTGCATGTGTCGTCCGGATGCTACCAGGCGCTCAGATGGACCTTTCCGGAAAGCGAAGGCCTCATGCTGGCGGAGGCCAAGGCGTTCAAACAGGGACTCGGCATTCCGGTCATCTGCCCCAACATCCACGATCCTCGAACGGCGGAGAAAGCCATCCGGCAAGGCGCAATGGACGTGGCTTCTCTTTGCAGAGCTCTCCTCGTGGATCCCGATTGGCCCATCAAGGCGCTGGAAGAACGTTTCGACGAAATTCGACGCTGCGTGTTCTGCTTCACGTGCGCCAAATCCATCATGATCGAAGGAACCGGCGTCCGATGTTCGCAAAATCCGGAACTTGGCTGGGAACGGTTTCTGCCGAAGACGTACCCAATCCCTCCACACAGGTCAGGCACGAAGGAGGGTTCCTCCGTTGGCTAG
- a CDS encoding long-chain-fatty-acid--CoA ligase, with protein sequence MNVGTLLTKSARAFPENLAVARGSKRLTYRAFNQRVNRLANALQGLGLKPGDNAAILMYNYPEMLESMFACYKAGLGAVPINFRLHPKEFAFIIHHSEAKAVLTSPEFDEPLLEIRDQIPQARHLITLSKAGGELMDYETLLSKASDAFEDVNVEPDHVAWIFYTSGTTGLPKGAMLTHRNLLAMSMNFYADICPGFGPKDVILHAAPLSHGSGCYSLPNIGKAAANIILDSKSFEPELVFKTIQEHGVTNMFAAPTMIRLLLDHPTLSRYDLSSMRALNYGGAPMLVEDLMEAMRKLGPCLVQLYGQAESPMTITYLPHWDHVMEGAPQQKARLASAGIPRTDVEVAIFDSEDRPLPPGKMGEIVTRSDLVMKGYWRNPEASADTLRSGWLHTGDMGYLDEQGYLFIMDRSKDMIISGGENIYPREIEEALIQHPAVREVAVIGVPDARWGEAIKAIVSLVPGRQATEKELIDFCKQNIAGYKKPKSVDFVDALPKNNYGKILKRELRAPYWGEKERKVI encoded by the coding sequence ATGAACGTTGGTACGCTGTTGACCAAATCCGCCCGGGCGTTCCCTGAGAATTTGGCCGTGGCCCGCGGTTCAAAAAGACTAACCTACAGAGCGTTCAATCAGAGGGTGAACCGGCTCGCAAATGCCCTCCAAGGCTTAGGGCTGAAGCCGGGGGACAACGCGGCCATTCTCATGTACAACTACCCTGAAATGCTCGAGTCCATGTTCGCCTGTTACAAAGCCGGACTCGGTGCGGTTCCCATCAATTTCAGGCTGCATCCCAAGGAGTTCGCTTTTATTATCCATCACTCGGAAGCCAAAGCCGTGCTCACCTCACCCGAGTTCGACGAACCCTTGCTGGAGATCCGCGATCAGATACCCCAGGCCCGACACCTGATCACGTTGTCGAAAGCCGGCGGGGAGTTGATGGACTACGAGACCCTGCTCTCGAAGGCATCCGATGCGTTTGAAGACGTGAATGTGGAACCGGATCACGTAGCGTGGATATTCTATACATCCGGCACCACGGGGTTGCCCAAAGGCGCTATGCTCACGCATCGAAACCTCTTGGCCATGTCCATGAACTTCTATGCGGACATTTGCCCCGGATTTGGTCCCAAGGACGTCATTCTTCACGCAGCGCCCCTTTCCCACGGAAGCGGCTGTTACTCCCTGCCCAATATCGGCAAAGCCGCGGCGAACATCATACTGGATTCCAAATCCTTCGAGCCCGAACTCGTTTTCAAGACCATACAGGAGCATGGGGTGACCAACATGTTCGCGGCTCCCACCATGATTCGCCTCCTGCTGGATCACCCGACCCTAAGCCGGTATGATCTCAGTTCAATGAGGGCCCTGAACTACGGCGGCGCCCCCATGCTCGTGGAAGACCTGATGGAAGCCATGCGAAAGCTGGGACCCTGTCTGGTTCAACTTTACGGTCAGGCGGAATCTCCCATGACCATCACCTATCTGCCTCATTGGGACCACGTCATGGAGGGCGCTCCGCAGCAGAAGGCCCGACTTGCATCAGCCGGTATCCCGCGTACGGATGTGGAAGTCGCCATCTTCGATTCAGAGGACCGTCCCCTGCCTCCCGGCAAGATGGGTGAGATCGTAACCCGCTCCGATCTGGTCATGAAAGGTTACTGGCGCAATCCGGAAGCCTCGGCCGACACTTTGAGAAGCGGCTGGCTGCACACCGGCGATATGGGGTACCTCGACGAACAGGGCTATCTATTCATCATGGACCGTTCCAAGGACATGATCATCAGCGGAGGCGAAAACATCTACCCGAGAGAAATCGAAGAGGCGCTCATACAACATCCCGCTGTGAGAGAAGTTGCCGTCATAGGCGTTCCTGACGCCAGATGGGGGGAAGCCATCAAAGCCATTGTGTCTCTGGTTCCGGGAAGACAAGCCACGGAGAAGGAGTTGATCGACTTCTGCAAGCAAAACATCGCCGGCTACAAGAAGCCCAAGTCCGTGGATTTTGTTGACGCCCTGCCGAAAAACAACTACGGGAAAATATTGAAAAGGGAGTTGAGAGCCCCCTATTGGGGTGAAAAGGAAAGGAAAGTCATCTAG
- a CDS encoding efflux transporter outer membrane subunit — translation MRACNLALLAGFCLVLSVTGCTVGPDFRSPEPLVPAAWAGVLAGTRPLTPAETDLARWWSVFDDPILTSLVERAVVSNLDLKQAESGVRQARASRGIAASGLGPSIDAGGSFQRSRSPGFAGREGVIRGDASTTNLYQTGFDAGWELDIFGGLRRSVEAAEADLLAAVETRRDVLVTLTAEVARNYVELRAFQQRIDIARRNLRAQQDSARLTRLRFEAGFASGLDVANADAQVATTASQIPLLEASAQQSIYILGVLLGHEPAALLQELSPAEDIPAAPPLAPVGIPSDLLRRRPDIRRAEAEIHGATARIGVATADLFPKFSLTGSMGFQSSTSSSLFDWISHFWSFGPSATWRIFDTGKTLSNIELQKALEEQSVIAYRQTVLTALQEVENALVVSTKEQEHREALKDSVVANRKAVELARQLYVEGQTDFLSVLEAQRSLFATEDALTQSNGTLATNLIALYKALGGGWRTTSESER, via the coding sequence ATGAGGGCATGCAATTTGGCCCTGTTGGCCGGTTTTTGTCTGGTCCTGTCGGTCACCGGCTGCACGGTGGGCCCGGATTTCAGATCTCCGGAACCCCTGGTTCCCGCCGCTTGGGCGGGAGTTCTCGCCGGGACCAGACCGTTGACTCCTGCTGAAACGGATCTGGCCAGGTGGTGGAGCGTTTTTGACGATCCGATACTCACCTCTCTGGTGGAACGGGCCGTGGTCTCCAATCTGGACCTGAAGCAAGCCGAATCCGGCGTCCGGCAGGCCCGGGCCTCACGAGGCATCGCCGCCTCGGGGCTGGGTCCGAGCATCGATGCCGGCGGCTCCTTCCAGCGAAGCCGCTCACCCGGATTTGCCGGCAGAGAAGGAGTCATCCGCGGCGATGCTTCCACCACCAATTTGTATCAGACCGGCTTTGACGCGGGCTGGGAGTTGGATATTTTCGGGGGATTACGTCGCAGTGTGGAGGCCGCTGAAGCCGACCTCCTGGCCGCTGTGGAAACCCGCCGCGACGTCCTTGTAACCCTGACGGCCGAGGTGGCCCGCAACTACGTCGAGCTGCGAGCGTTTCAGCAGAGAATCGACATCGCCCGAAGGAACCTCAGAGCCCAACAGGACAGCGCCAGACTGACCCGATTGAGGTTCGAAGCCGGATTCGCCAGCGGTCTGGACGTCGCCAATGCCGATGCCCAGGTGGCGACCACGGCCTCGCAGATTCCTCTGCTGGAAGCGTCGGCTCAACAGTCCATCTACATACTCGGAGTCCTTTTGGGACATGAACCCGCGGCCTTGTTGCAGGAGCTGTCACCGGCGGAGGATATTCCCGCCGCTCCACCCCTGGCGCCCGTGGGCATCCCTTCGGATCTCCTCCGACGCCGCCCGGACATCCGAAGAGCCGAGGCCGAGATTCATGGCGCCACCGCCAGGATCGGCGTGGCCACGGCGGATCTCTTCCCTAAGTTCAGCCTGACCGGGTCCATGGGATTCCAGTCCTCCACGTCCAGTTCGTTGTTTGATTGGATCAGCCACTTCTGGTCGTTCGGTCCCTCCGCCACCTGGCGCATCTTCGATACCGGGAAAACGCTCTCCAATATTGAACTGCAGAAAGCCCTGGAAGAGCAATCCGTCATCGCTTATCGGCAGACCGTGCTGACGGCCTTGCAGGAAGTCGAAAATGCCCTGGTCGTGTCTACAAAGGAACAGGAGCATCGCGAGGCGCTCAAGGATTCCGTCGTCGCCAACCGAAAGGCGGTGGAGTTGGCCAGGCAACTGTATGTGGAAGGCCAGACCGACTTCCTGAGCGTGCTCGAGGCCCAGAGGTCATTGTTTGCTACGGAGGACGCCTTGACCCAGAGCAACGGCACATTGGCCACCAACCTCATTGCTTTATATAAGGCACTTGGCGGGGGATGGCGGACGACTTCCGAATCGGAGAGATAA
- a CDS encoding DUF1003 domain-containing protein — protein MKASQSKTVICNICGKTKARSMMMPAALVRDAIAEQVKRFHPEWKPEGYVCLDDLNQFRMNYIKDLLQSEKGELTTLDHDVLESLQRHEILSSHVETEFEKDLSVGEKMADKLASFGGSWTFLAIFGMLLLAWIALNTFVLLTKPFDPYPFILLNLVLSCVAAIQAPVIMMSQNRVEAKDRLRSQYDYRVNLKAELEIRQLHDKIDHLLSHQWERLVEIQQIQIDLLSELARLRGKGKDV, from the coding sequence ATGAAAGCATCGCAATCGAAAACCGTTATCTGCAATATTTGCGGCAAGACCAAAGCCAGGTCCATGATGATGCCCGCAGCGCTTGTTCGAGACGCCATAGCGGAACAGGTAAAACGATTTCATCCCGAATGGAAACCCGAGGGCTACGTCTGTCTCGATGATCTGAATCAGTTCCGCATGAACTATATCAAGGACCTGCTCCAATCTGAAAAGGGAGAACTGACCACGCTGGACCATGATGTCCTGGAGAGTCTTCAACGACACGAAATTCTGTCAAGTCATGTCGAAACCGAGTTTGAAAAAGATCTCAGTGTCGGTGAAAAAATGGCAGACAAGCTGGCATCATTTGGAGGCAGCTGGACCTTTCTCGCCATCTTTGGGATGCTGCTTTTGGCGTGGATAGCCTTAAATACGTTCGTTCTCCTCACGAAGCCATTTGATCCCTATCCTTTTATCTTACTCAACCTGGTCCTGTCCTGTGTGGCGGCCATTCAAGCCCCTGTTATCATGATGAGCCAGAACCGAGTGGAAGCCAAAGACCGTTTGCGATCCCAGTATGATTACCGTGTGAATTTGAAGGCGGAACTTGAAATCCGGCAGCTGCACGACAAAATCGACCACCTGCTGTCGCACCAATGGGAGCGGCTGGTTGAAATCCAGCAAATTCAGATCGATTTGCTTTCCGAGCTGGCACGACTGCGGGGTAAAGGCAAGGATGTTTAG
- a CDS encoding 4Fe-4S binding protein — MNSDVYSRLRERLDEYSIGFKSTGTGVEIRLLKALFTEEEAEMYLNLTRSLQTAADIAGSTGQSVERTEEILQNMTEKGLTIPRFPKNDEPFYYSAAPYLHGLLEHQIKRIDKDTAGLMLELNRVGYFSRGPAPLRTIPIHTVVDSDAQVAPYEDVTKVIDRKRRFCVADCACSVVRQAAEHPCERPREVCFLFDFYADYYIERGLGREVDKRELLEILKECDKSGLVPQFGNSVNPDALCNCCPDCCESLLAIKRTPKPAKYANSNYYSTVAAEDCIGCETCIGRCPMGAVTLSDQGVAHIHPDRCIGCGLCVSTCSEGAIQLVRKSEEKIRVPPDKHDFMRSSAEYEADLRRRSKGTL, encoded by the coding sequence ATGAATAGCGACGTGTACAGCAGACTTAGAGAACGATTGGATGAATACTCCATCGGCTTTAAATCCACCGGCACCGGCGTCGAAATCCGACTACTGAAGGCCTTGTTTACCGAGGAAGAAGCCGAAATGTATTTGAATTTGACCCGCAGCCTGCAAACAGCGGCCGATATCGCCGGGAGTACGGGCCAATCTGTGGAAAGAACGGAAGAAATCCTTCAGAACATGACGGAGAAGGGACTGACGATTCCCCGGTTTCCGAAGAACGATGAACCGTTTTACTACTCGGCCGCCCCTTATCTTCACGGGCTTTTGGAACATCAAATCAAGCGCATCGATAAAGATACGGCCGGCCTGATGCTCGAACTGAATCGCGTCGGTTACTTCAGCCGTGGACCGGCGCCGCTCAGGACGATTCCTATCCATACCGTCGTGGATAGCGATGCCCAAGTTGCACCCTACGAGGACGTCACGAAGGTTATAGACCGGAAGCGACGGTTTTGTGTGGCGGACTGCGCCTGCTCGGTGGTTCGCCAAGCGGCGGAACATCCGTGTGAACGGCCTCGTGAGGTATGCTTCTTGTTCGATTTCTACGCGGATTACTACATCGAGCGTGGATTGGGAAGGGAAGTCGACAAAAGGGAACTTCTGGAAATATTAAAAGAATGCGACAAGAGCGGACTGGTTCCCCAATTCGGCAACAGCGTCAATCCGGATGCGCTCTGCAATTGCTGTCCGGATTGCTGCGAGAGCCTGTTGGCCATCAAGCGAACCCCCAAACCGGCAAAGTATGCGAACTCCAACTACTATTCCACTGTGGCGGCGGAGGATTGCATCGGTTGCGAGACTTGCATAGGCCGATGTCCCATGGGCGCCGTCACCTTATCCGATCAAGGCGTAGCGCACATCCACCCGGACCGCTGCATTGGATGCGGACTGTGTGTCAGCACGTGTTCGGAGGGGGCCATACAACTGGTTCGGAAGTCGGAAGAAAAGATCAGAGTGCCTCCGGACAAACACGACTTCATGAGATCGTCCGCGGAATATGAAGCTGATCTTCGGCGGCGCTCGAAAGGGACGCTTTGA
- the dctP gene encoding TRAP transporter substrate-binding protein DctP: MAGDSKVRGVSRREFLRTTVLSGAAIGASLTLAPGLNMARAAQEGKWTMKYDCYIGPTAETAQLDSWFLDEIAKRSDGRIEIKKFWSGSLHKVGQHLPAVRDGLSEISLISYGYYPSDVPLSRGLEWYYRGCDHADALLYVCRDIYNESPELKKEWEEKNNAQVLYFTNWSYCPFMMKKPMEDVAGMEGKKVRGYGIGADAVNRLGGRGMPIVAGEVYTSLERGILDGVFAFAFITAEKMKLHEQAPYVVETGAGAHAPTTVVMTRSLYLSLPDDIKEIIDNTAKELYESKYLSLYTALTEESVDKMVQAGAKFSKWPDSEIKKATDLVQPAQVDEWIEKIAKPLNFDGQAFQDKVAALINKYEPGKLKNPWQVYEAKYGTMKS, translated from the coding sequence ATGGCCGGTGATTCAAAGGTACGAGGCGTCTCTCGGCGCGAATTTCTGAGAACGACGGTATTGAGTGGCGCGGCGATCGGTGCTTCGTTGACCTTGGCCCCGGGCTTGAATATGGCCCGAGCCGCCCAAGAGGGAAAGTGGACCATGAAGTACGATTGCTACATCGGCCCGACCGCCGAGACGGCGCAATTGGACAGCTGGTTCCTCGACGAAATCGCAAAACGCTCCGATGGACGGATTGAAATCAAGAAGTTCTGGTCCGGGTCTCTGCACAAGGTGGGTCAGCATTTACCGGCTGTTCGCGACGGTCTTTCGGAGATTTCTCTGATCAGCTACGGATACTACCCATCGGACGTGCCTTTGAGCCGGGGGCTGGAATGGTACTACAGAGGATGCGACCATGCGGACGCTCTCTTGTACGTGTGCCGCGATATCTACAACGAGTCACCCGAACTGAAGAAGGAATGGGAAGAGAAGAACAATGCCCAGGTGCTCTACTTCACGAACTGGAGCTATTGCCCATTCATGATGAAAAAGCCGATGGAAGACGTGGCCGGGATGGAAGGCAAGAAGGTACGAGGCTACGGCATTGGGGCGGACGCGGTTAATCGCCTGGGCGGACGAGGAATGCCCATCGTGGCGGGCGAAGTCTACACTTCACTCGAGCGGGGCATTCTGGACGGCGTTTTCGCCTTCGCGTTCATCACTGCCGAGAAAATGAAGCTTCACGAGCAGGCCCCTTATGTTGTGGAAACCGGTGCAGGCGCCCACGCACCCACGACGGTGGTTATGACCCGAAGCCTGTATCTTTCCCTGCCGGACGATATCAAGGAAATCATCGACAACACGGCCAAAGAACTGTACGAATCCAAATACCTGTCTCTCTACACCGCGCTGACGGAAGAAAGCGTCGACAAGATGGTCCAGGCAGGCGCCAAGTTTTCGAAATGGCCCGATTCCGAAATCAAAAAAGCCACCGACTTGGTGCAGCCCGCCCAAGTCGACGAGTGGATTGAAAAGATCGCCAAACCCCTGAATTTCGACGGGCAGGCGTTCCAGGACAAGGTAGCCGCTTTGATCAACAAATACGAACCGGGCAAATTGAAAAATCCATGGCAGGTGTACGAAGCCAAATACGGAACGATGAAATCCTAG
- a CDS encoding TRAP transporter large permease, giving the protein MLDPTTAVFLSVPVVLILLAIGIPVYVSLGLTGFLGCVAISSWDMALSQLKVYPYVQTASYLMVVVPLFVIMGGFAFKAGLGSDIFTVGRKWFSRFPAGLGVATIIGSAGFAACSGSSVATAATMGAVAIPEMRKQGYDPKLACGIVAAGGVLGIMIPPSVILVFYGVVTDTSVGSMLVAGVIPGILSVVVYVLGLMFLSRIEPTLAPEPVSVSWGERFASLTKAWGVLLLFSIVVGGIYIGWFTPTEAAAVGSFAAFLGMIFRRKGSGSGLKFDISECFISTLRTTCMVFIVIVGAGLYSFFLTLAQVPQMISAWVATLPLSPWYIVAMFLVIYIPLGMLLDSFSLLLVTLPIMFPVVVDQLGFSPLWFGILSTKLCEIGLITPPVGLNVYVLAGVVRDVPLTDIFKGCLWFVIFELVSTAILFLFPVLSYWLPQTMQLLKG; this is encoded by the coding sequence ATGCTCGACCCAACAACGGCTGTATTTCTGAGTGTGCCTGTGGTGCTGATTCTGCTCGCCATCGGGATCCCTGTTTACGTTTCACTGGGACTGACCGGTTTTTTGGGATGCGTGGCCATTTCGAGCTGGGACATGGCCCTTAGCCAACTCAAGGTTTACCCGTATGTCCAGACAGCCAGCTACTTAATGGTGGTGGTGCCTCTCTTCGTCATCATGGGCGGCTTCGCGTTCAAGGCGGGTCTGGGATCGGATATTTTTACGGTCGGCCGAAAATGGTTTTCCCGGTTTCCAGCAGGGCTGGGCGTAGCCACGATCATCGGCAGCGCCGGCTTCGCGGCTTGTTCGGGGTCGAGCGTAGCCACCGCGGCCACCATGGGCGCCGTGGCCATACCGGAAATGCGCAAGCAGGGTTACGATCCCAAACTGGCCTGCGGTATTGTGGCCGCCGGCGGAGTGCTCGGCATCATGATTCCACCCAGCGTTATCCTGGTTTTCTACGGAGTGGTGACCGACACATCGGTGGGATCCATGCTGGTGGCCGGGGTCATTCCGGGCATCCTTTCCGTGGTCGTTTACGTGCTGGGGCTTATGTTTCTGAGCCGGATCGAACCCACCTTGGCGCCGGAACCCGTCAGTGTCTCATGGGGAGAACGATTCGCCTCCCTGACCAAAGCCTGGGGAGTGCTTCTGCTGTTTTCGATCGTAGTAGGCGGAATATACATCGGCTGGTTCACACCGACTGAGGCGGCGGCGGTAGGTTCTTTCGCGGCATTTTTAGGCATGATATTCAGAAGAAAAGGGAGTGGAAGCGGCCTGAAATTTGATATATCTGAATGTTTCATTTCCACGTTGCGCACAACCTGTATGGTATTCATCGTTATCGTGGGGGCCGGATTGTACAGTTTTTTCCTGACTCTGGCCCAGGTGCCGCAGATGATCTCCGCCTGGGTTGCCACTTTGCCCCTATCTCCCTGGTACATCGTAGCCATGTTCCTGGTGATCTATATCCCCCTGGGCATGTTGCTGGACTCTTTTTCCTTACTGCTGGTCACTCTGCCCATCATGTTTCCCGTAGTGGTTGATCAGCTTGGATTCAGCCCTCTCTGGTTCGGTATACTCTCGACCAAACTATGCGAAATCGGACTGATTACGCCCCCGGTGGGACTGAATGTATATGTCCTGGCCGGTGTGGTGAGGGACGTGCCGTTGACCGACATATTCAAGGGGTGTCTCTGGTTCGTAATATTCGAGCTGGTCAGCACGGCGATTTTGTTCCTGTTTCCCGTTCTCAGTTATTGGCTGCCTCAGACCATGCAACTCTTAAAAGGATAA
- a CDS encoding acyl-CoA dehydrogenase family protein, with product MDFRLSPKEEAFKSDLLCWLEQNLPEGYRSGEYRLPDTWEKRVQEYSRFQKALFQGGYAGIRYPKEYGGRGGSLMEEIIVLELLAPIYRDFGSVGIIGHGMASPTIHICGTEEHKRSFLPRILDGSHIWCQGFSEPNAGSDVANVSTRAEKRGNEYIINGQKTWTSFAHIADYCILLARTDPNTAKHKGLSYFLMDMKLPGIEVRPIRQITGEPEFNEVFLEDVRVPEAMRVGVEGQGWQIAITTLMFERVIGDISMAALYSDELRRMLNMAGQVKRNGQAVLENPIYRQQMAQCYIELMVLKYNGYRNVSKLIKNEIPGPEGSIGKLLWSELHQKMGETAMQIQGPYHQIMKDSPSAIDNGFWQHLFLRSKGNTIEAGTSEILRNIIGERVLGLPKDVSRAVRREGR from the coding sequence ATGGATTTCAGACTCAGCCCGAAGGAAGAAGCATTCAAGAGTGACCTGCTCTGCTGGCTGGAGCAAAACCTGCCCGAAGGCTACCGCTCCGGTGAGTATCGGCTGCCGGATACCTGGGAAAAGCGCGTTCAGGAATACAGCCGTTTTCAGAAGGCGCTTTTCCAGGGCGGCTATGCAGGGATACGGTATCCCAAAGAATATGGGGGAAGGGGCGGAAGCCTCATGGAGGAGATCATTGTCCTGGAACTGCTCGCTCCCATATACAGGGATTTCGGTAGTGTTGGGATTATCGGGCATGGTATGGCCAGCCCCACGATTCACATCTGCGGAACCGAGGAACATAAGCGATCTTTTTTGCCCAGGATTCTGGACGGCAGTCACATCTGGTGTCAGGGATTCAGTGAGCCCAACGCGGGATCGGACGTGGCGAACGTGTCTACCCGCGCCGAGAAGCGTGGCAACGAATATATCATCAACGGACAAAAGACCTGGACCAGTTTTGCTCACATCGCGGACTACTGTATTCTCTTGGCCCGAACCGATCCCAACACGGCCAAGCACAAAGGGTTGAGCTATTTTCTGATGGACATGAAGCTCCCCGGAATTGAAGTGCGGCCCATCCGACAAATAACGGGCGAGCCCGAGTTCAACGAGGTTTTCCTGGAAGACGTGCGAGTGCCCGAGGCAATGCGCGTAGGGGTTGAGGGACAGGGGTGGCAGATAGCCATCACCACCCTGATGTTCGAACGCGTCATCGGAGATATCAGCATGGCGGCTCTGTATTCCGATGAGCTTAGGAGGATGCTGAACATGGCCGGGCAGGTGAAGCGGAACGGACAGGCTGTTCTGGAGAACCCCATATACCGGCAGCAGATGGCCCAGTGCTACATCGAACTCATGGTTCTCAAGTACAACGGGTATCGGAACGTATCCAAGTTGATCAAGAACGAGATTCCGGGCCCCGAGGGCTCCATCGGTAAACTCCTGTGGAGCGAGCTGCACCAAAAGATGGGCGAGACGGCCATGCAGATACAGGGTCCTTATCATCAGATCATGAAGGATTCGCCGTCGGCCATCGACAACGGATTCTGGCAGCACCTGTTTCTGAGAAGCAAGGGCAACACCATCGAGGCCGGCACCTCGGAGATTCTGAGGAATATCATAGGAGAACGCGTACTGGGTCTGCCCAAAGATGT